The genomic interval CGCTCTTACGTTGAACAGGTCTGGGCTCAGTGAAGAGTCAGTCAGCTTGTTCTCACTGAGGTCCAGCCACTCCAGGTTGGGGAGGCCAGCCAGGCTCTCGGGGGGGACGTGCCGGATCTTGTTCTCTGGGCGGGAGAAAAAACAGCCGGTCTGGACCCCCGTCTGAACAGCCAATATGAAGAGACTGTCATCTGCACCGATTATAGGACTGAGACTGTATCCCGATCATCCCCACACTGATCTCATTTTTCACTGTAATATAGGGCTCTGATTTACCACGCTGCTCTAATCCAGCACTTTAAACTGATGCTCTAATCCAGCACTTTAATCTGATGCTCTAATCCAGCATTGTAATACAGCAGTCTAATCTCAACTCCAACTCTAGTCTAAACTCCAATCTCAGCTCTCCATCATTCTGATCATTTCCAGGCCACTCACTTGACAGGTAGAGCACTCTGATGTTGGGGTCTGTGAGGATGGGCATGTGCGTCAGGCCGGCCTTCCTGCAGGCGATTACGGACTCCGACAGCAGACAGCCAATGGGCATGGACTCtgtcaggccccgcccctcagcggGCGGAGCTAAGGAGTGAGCTCCAGCAGCGGGGTGACTGCCCGCCCCGTCTTCGCCACCTCCCTCCACAACCAACGCCtcctcaccatcatcatcatcatcatcatcatcgtcattgTCGTcttcatcatcgtcatcgtcgtcgtcatccttgtcatcatcaacatcatcatcatcatcatcatcatcatcaccatcatcctcatcctcatcttcatcttcagaATCATTGCCATCCCCCACAAGCTCATTCCTGTCCCTGTTAAACTTCCCCTCCTTCGCCATCGTCTCATTttctcgcccccctccctctataAAAGACgggctctcctcctcctcctccgcctccctgAACGCTCTCGTTACGCGCCTCGCGGCCGACAGCGCCTGAGCCAGCTGGCGAACAGATTCACAGAGACGGTGAGAAACTCTCAGCTCCTCGCCGAAACTGCTGAGCCAACATGGCGCTGAGTGAGAAGAAGCGTTAAATcaagcaacacaaacacatctgtCTGCTGACTAAAGCTATACCAATAATTcataactgaaattaattacatGAACTAATGAACTAACAAATTGACTCGGATGAGGCTACGACTATCTGAGGCAAAAGGAACAGGTGCCACTGTCACCTCAGTTAATTAATCAACAGTGAATCCAACAACTCAACAGTTGAACAATCTTCAACTGATAAATCAGCaaatctatcaatcaatcaatcaatcaattggTAGGGCTGCATGTTACATCAAATCGCAGTCTTTTTAAGCGCTATAAGAAGAACCGTCATCGTGGGGCGTATAAGCGATCTTTcaacttcttcttctttaatACCTAATGCGGCGGTAAGCAACACAACGCCAGAGgccgtgtgaaatgcttccaggaaaaaaaaacaccactgatATGGGTTGGGTGCTGATAAGACGGCCAATCAGGAGCAAGGCCtttgcagcttccatgtgattgaaaaaacaaatcacacgatcacatggaagctgtacgAATcgttgctgattggctgtctgatGAACTCCCAGTACATATCGGTGACAAAGTTCTTTCCCAGAAACCCTTTCACCGGGCCTCTGATGTGTGGTTGTTGACTAACGCATCAGgcatgactgaagaataaacgAACGAAAGATCGCCCATACCCCCTTGTGGAGGCGGTTACTCTTATAACTGGCTCTGCTCGTGATCACTCACGGGTCTGAATCTGGAGGGGTTCCACGCCCTCCTGGTCGAACGTCCAGGCGACATCCTGTCCCTGTGACCCGGAGACGAATTCCGGCGTCTGGCtgaaaggtcagaggttaaAGGGCGTATGTCAGGCATGGGGCGCAGATTCTGTAAAGTAACCAGATCGTCACCTCCTACCTTTGATCCTGTGTGCATAGTCAGAATGCTGACTCCTGTACCTATGTTAGGCTTGCAGGTGAGTTTTGAACTCTGTCAGAACAGGGGAAAGGTCAGCAGATTGTTATGTACCTGTGTTAGGACAGGGAAGAGTCTCACAGGTGAGTTTGGTACCTGTGTTAGGACAAGGAAGAGTCTCGCAGGTGAGTTTGGTACCTGTGTTAGCACAGGGAAGAGTCCCGCAGGTGAGTTTGGTACCTGTGTTAGGACAGAGAAGAGTCTCGCAGGTGAGTTTGGTACCTGTGTTGGAACAGGGAAGAGGTTCACAGGTGACggctcctctctcacagagacacactgagcagGGTTGAGGAgaccacagcgccccctcctggtgAGACAGACCATCGACCACACATTTCCCCCTGCCACGCCCTCTGCTGCGccctataacacacacacacacacacacacacatacgcatatacaaacacacacacccacatgcacacacacacacacacacacacacaaacacacacacacgcacacacatgcacacacacacacacacatacacacaaacacacacgcacacacatgcacacacacacacacacacacacacacacaagcatgatAACATTGTATTCACAAGTAAGGGTCGAATAACAGTACACTTTtgcactacacacaaacacaagacacacacaaaatggacacacaatacacaacaaATGATAATTTTAACATTCCtgtgaaaattaatattttctccCAGGTTGAACAAGgttaaatacatttgcaaacCAAGTTCATTGGTTCACCTTCTTCTGTCACAGTGGGGgagtaaagacacacacaatgctCAGACAGACACTATGCTCAGTAACACActgttctctcacacacacacacacacacaagcctcaGAAACACactatgctcacacacacactatgctcagaaacatacacacacacacaatgctcagAAACAcactattctctctctcacacacacacacacaaggctcaGAAACACactatgctcacacacacactatgctcagacacacacacacacaatgcacagaaacacactatgctcacacacacactatactcagatacacactacactcacacacactatactcaGATACACACtatgctcagacacacacacacacacacacataatgctCAGAAACACactatgctcacacacactatactcaGATACACACTATgctcagacaaacacacacacacaatgctcagAAACACactatgctcacacacactatactcaGATACACACTATGCtcagacaaacgcacacacaatgcTCAGATACACACTATGCTCAGATACACACtatgctcagacacacacacaatgctcacacacacactatgctcAGAAACAcactattctctctctctctctctcacacacacacacacacacaatgctcacacacactatactcacacacacactatgctcAGAAACACactattctctcacacacacaatgctcagacacacacacatactatgctcagacacacactccagtTCCCCAGTTTGCCAGTAATGTTCACAGACATTTCCCGACAGAAGGACACTTCATGAGCATCTCGTGTGGACTACGGGTGCCCAGTTGGCCACAGCGGGTTTCTGGTGTGCAATGAGGCACGGCTGGTCCTGCTGGATGTCCTACATTTCCATCCTCCCTGGGCAATGCCGGGCCCAATATGGGCTGCTCTGTGGAGCTGTGAGCCACAGTAATCACGGGCGAGGTCCTGATTCTAAACCggaccatacacacacaacagcatgaGCCACCCAGGGGCCTATGAGTCATTATAAACGCTCGCGGTTCACAGGTGATAGAAAGCGAGATGAAGACAGATTAGCACTGAGAATCCGCCTCCTCCACCGACCTTTGACCCCGTCTCTGACCCAATATAATCTGGCCCTTACCTGGAACGGGGACTCCGCCACGCGCAGCAGGTGCATCCACGGCAACAGTTGCATCCGCGGCAACAGTTGCCGGATTACGGGAGCTCTTAGTCTTCTGTGCCTTTCTGGCCTGCAGCGCCCCGTCCGTGAGATAGAGGGCAGCAAAGAGGGCGAGAGACAGCAGCACAGTCCTACACATGGTGCCAGAGAACCCTCAGTCCACAACTCTGCAGCCCCCAGGCTGGCGCTGCCTTAAAtcccctctgcctccccccccccccccccaaaccctgccccccaccccctcttcgCACagcagaagagggagagagaaaacacctCCAACAAAGCCCCTCTTTCATTCCCACGAAGACCGAGGAAGGGAGGGTCCCCTGTGGGCGGAGTCGTGGGAAGGTGGCGCTTTCCGGACGgcgtcagacagacagcaaCGACGGCGGGGGAACGGTTACCGGCGGAAACGGCCCGTTCAGCAACATGCGGGGGTGCGAGGCTCAGGACCAAGAAGCTCAAAGACTAAAAACGGAAGTCTGGGGGCCGCCTCTCAGCGTTCGGCGGGTGGGGGGCTGTTGGCACCTCACGGGGGCGCAGCACAGGAAGAAAGGGCCCTTTATCCCGCCCACACAGAGACCACGCCCCTCAGAGGTGACCCCACCTGACCGCCCATCACCGCTTCCATAATGcctggtgatgacatcacactaTGCCATGGTAACAGCAGCAATGTGTGTTCAGAATTACGC from Anguilla rostrata isolate EN2019 chromosome 11, ASM1855537v3, whole genome shotgun sequence carries:
- the si:dkey-6n6.1 gene encoding extracellular matrix protein 2 isoform X1 gives rise to the protein MCRTVLLSLALFAALYLTDGALQARKAQKTKSSRNPATVAADATVAVDAPAARGGVPVPGRSRGRGRGKCVVDGLSHQEGALWSPQPCSVCLCERGAVTCEPLPCSNTARRRNSSPGHRDRMSPGRSTRRAWNPSRFRPLAQALSAARRVTRAFREAEEEEESPSFIEGGGRENETMAKEGKFNRDRNELVGDGNDSEDEDEDEDDGDDDDDDDDDVDDDKDDDDDDDDEDDNDDDDDDDDDGEEALVVEGGGEDGAGSHPAAGAHSLAPPAEGRGLTESMPIGCLLSESVIACRKAGLTHMPILTDPNIRVLYLSKNKIRHVPPESLAGLPNLEWLDLSENKLTDSSLSPDLFNRLTKLTRLNLDGNSLTKIPALPPSLEELKMNDNKIVALTPQSFAGQSRLLRLELEDNRLLEGSISPAAFRPLRQLLFLKLDENKLRSVPRGLPPSLQELRLSENKLEKLQNGALNRTPKLRALDLSHNHIREDLIGPKVWKPLKKLEVLDLSHNKLLLAPPLLPPTLRLLSLHRNQIQRVPANVFGHMKPGLDALSLSHNHLRDDGVTAFSFLGLYRSLTKLYLDSNQLRSLPLGLPRFKALELLRLDNNLIRSVPESGLCDSRVGEDSPLEVLHLEHNLIDRRLIPPSAFSCLRSPDSVLLEPQAAEQQRA